The following are encoded together in the Paludisphaera mucosa genome:
- a CDS encoding double zinc ribbon domain-containing protein, with product MWDCPKCRSKVDDSFEVCWSCGTTVDGVEDPDFVTADEADPTPDEPLPEEETLAEEVDGEGPFAELAGEPLPEPGEWDCPKCGSKVDDSFEVCWACGTTADGVEDPGFVTADEAEPILDEVLPEVVDVDDPFAELAGEPLPELAECFMASNPIEAKFVADQLMEEGIPAIADRIDVNMVMGGFKPQMWGYGPKVRVRKEDLPRAQRWLKGYEERRRRRQVLD from the coding sequence ATGTGGGACTGCCCGAAGTGCCGGTCGAAGGTCGACGATTCGTTCGAAGTCTGCTGGTCCTGCGGGACGACCGTCGACGGCGTCGAGGACCCGGACTTCGTCACCGCCGACGAAGCCGATCCGACCCCGGACGAGCCGCTCCCCGAAGAAGAGACGCTTGCCGAAGAGGTCGATGGCGAAGGCCCCTTCGCCGAACTCGCGGGCGAGCCCCTCCCCGAGCCGGGCGAGTGGGACTGCCCGAAGTGCGGGTCGAAGGTCGACGATTCTTTCGAAGTCTGCTGGGCCTGCGGGACGACCGCCGACGGCGTCGAGGATCCCGGCTTCGTCACCGCCGACGAAGCCGAACCGATCCTGGACGAGGTGTTGCCCGAGGTGGTCGACGTCGACGACCCTTTCGCGGAACTTGCGGGCGAGCCCCTGCCCGAACTCGCCGAGTGCTTCATGGCGAGCAACCCCATCGAGGCGAAGTTCGTCGCCGACCAGTTGATGGAAGAAGGCATCCCCGCGATCGCGGACCGGATCGACGTCAACATGGTGATGGGCGGCTTCAAGCCCCAGATGTGGGGATACGGCCCGAAGGTCCGGGTGCGGAAGGAAGACCTGCCGCGCGCCCAGCGCTGGCTCAAGGGATACGAAGAGCGTCGCAGGCGGAGGCAGGTTCTGGATTGA